One part of the Sarcophilus harrisii chromosome 5, mSarHar1.11, whole genome shotgun sequence genome encodes these proteins:
- the LOC100931341 gene encoding testis-specific H1 histone, protein MVKSQTSRPAVAGAGSTMTEAADPDGVSKEIVPESSEKSQDTQVKHRRRSVLRVSQLLLRAIAAHKGLTLTALKKEFGNAGYQVRRKCSRHSSEVPKPASVKATLLRVSGSKAEGYFRVWKSLKPIKKRTKKPPAEIEEVQQKRFDSLFSRRYRKHPQELSQPTLEDSSKPEMPAGLETPEMSETPHTSEERICVEQENENPENIEEVALSTVSGYSLSQKASKKTREEMKNKAKQQKIKKMKMKEKSKSQMGSTEGSKKSRTKKKIRRIKENKRAKINEDKKMKSKEKAKEKMREKNFDPEKREKPPQIRRRRGFCKRYSPNRSPASAKLNKIRGGRMKALEPRARRPYKVSPRKDSSRRENSQRIGGHP, encoded by the coding sequence ATGGTGAAGTCCCAAACCAGCCGCCCCGCGGTAGCGGGAGCAGGGAGCACCATGACCGAGGCAGCCGACCCCGATGGCGTTTCTAAAGAGATAGTCCCTGAATCGTCAGAAAAGTCGCAGGATACACAAGTGAAGCATCGCCGGCGGTCGGTGCTCAGAGTCTCCCAACTCCTGCTGCGGGCCATTGCTGCCCACAAAGGACTGACTCTCACAGCGCTCAAGAAGGAGTTTGGCAACGCAGGCTACCAAGTGCGCAGGAAATGCAGCCGTCATTCCTCCGAGGTGCCCAAGCCAGCGTCGGTGAAAGCCACCTTGCTCCGGGTGAGTGGCAGCAAAGCCGAGGGCTACTTTAGAGTCTGGAAGAGTCTGAAGCCCATCAAGAAACGCACTAAGAAGCCACCTGCGGAGATCGAGGAAGTGCAACAGAAGCGCTTCGATTCCCTGTTTTCTCGCCGGTATAGGAAGCATCCTCAGGAGCTTTCCCAGCCCACCCTAGAGGACTCATCCAAACCCGAAATGCCCGCGGGACTGGAGACGCCCGAGATGTCCGAGACTCCTCACACATCAGAGGAGAGGATCTGCGTGGAGCAAGAGAATGAAAATCCCGAAAATATAGAGGAAGTTGCGTTGAGCACGGTCTCGGGGTACTCCCTGAGCCAAAAGGCATCTAAGAAAACGAgggaagagatgaaaaacaaGGCGAAGCagcaaaagataaagaagatgaagatgaaggagAAATCGAAAAGCCAGATGGGGTCAACGGAGGGGTCAAAGAAGTCaaggacaaagaagaaaataaggaggaTTAAGGAGAATAAGAGAGCGAAGATAAACgaagacaagaaaatgaaatcgaaggaaaaagcaaaagagaagatGAGGGAAAAGAACTTTGACCCTGAAAAGCGAGAGAAGCCCCCGCAAATCCGCCGTCGCCGGGGCTTTTGCAAGAGATACAGCCCAAACCGAAGTCCCGCATCAGCCAAGTTGAACAAGATCCGTGGAGGCCGAATGAAGGCCCTTGAACCGAGAGCAAGGAGACCCTACAAAGTTTCCCCCCGGAAGGATTCCTCCCGAAGAGAAAACTCACAAAGGATAGGTGGACATCCTTAG